From the Danaus plexippus chromosome 5, MEX_DaPlex, whole genome shotgun sequence genome, one window contains:
- the LOC116768981 gene encoding neuropeptide CCHamide-1 isoform X3: MQKTTSSLATMRGILALVLVICLVECTTGSCLSYGHSCWGAHGKRSGKEPSSAPDWYITRILRRMAANSDLNNSRDLDSRTTGDIYQANMEDLPNRFVLGTEVISDIASKQAAKPMLDEDLLSNMKFWQMMKLASEEN; the protein is encoded by the exons ATGCAGAAGACAACCAGCTCCTTGGCCACAATGCGAGGAATTCTGGCTCTCGTGCTGGTCATCTGCCTGGTGGAGTGCACCACGG GATCTTGTCTCAGCTACGGACACTCGTGCTGGGGGG ctCATGGCAAGCGGTCTGGTAAAGAACCTTCTTCGGCTCCAGATTGGTACATCACCAGAATCCTTAGGCGAATGGCTGCTAACAGTGATCTG AATAACTCCAGGGACCTTGACTCTCGTACTACTGGCGACATCTATCAAGCAAATATGGAAGATTTACCCAACAGGTTCGT gCTTGGAACGGAAGTGATTTCAGACATTGCTTCAAAACAGGCGGCCAAGCCTATGCTGGACGAAGACCTGCTTTCCAATATGAAATTCTGGCAAATGATG aaattaGCCTCTGAAGAAAACTAA
- the LOC116768981 gene encoding neuropeptide CCHamide-1 isoform X2: MQKTTSSLATMRGILALVLVICLVECTTEQRIDNRGSKASNLIQKVNGWRSQRGGSCLSYGHSCWGAHGKRSGKEPSSAPDWYITRILRRMAANSDLNNSRDLDSRTTGDIYQANMEDLPNRLGTEVISDIASKQAAKPMLDEDLLSNMKFWQMMKLASEEN; the protein is encoded by the exons ATGCAGAAGACAACCAGCTCCTTGGCCACAATGCGAGGAATTCTGGCTCTCGTGCTGGTCATCTGCCTGGTGGAGTGCACCACGG AGCAGAGAATAGACAATAGAGGTAGTAAAGCTTCGAATCTAATACAGAAAGTCAACGGATGGCGCAGTCAACGCGGAG GATCTTGTCTCAGCTACGGACACTCGTGCTGGGGGG ctCATGGCAAGCGGTCTGGTAAAGAACCTTCTTCGGCTCCAGATTGGTACATCACCAGAATCCTTAGGCGAATGGCTGCTAACAGTGATCTG AATAACTCCAGGGACCTTGACTCTCGTACTACTGGCGACATCTATCAAGCAAATATGGAAGATTTACCCAACAG gCTTGGAACGGAAGTGATTTCAGACATTGCTTCAAAACAGGCGGCCAAGCCTATGCTGGACGAAGACCTGCTTTCCAATATGAAATTCTGGCAAATGATG aaattaGCCTCTGAAGAAAACTAA
- the LOC116768981 gene encoding neuropeptide CCHamide-1 isoform X1 has product MQKTTSSLATMRGILALVLVICLVECTTEQRIDNRGSKASNLIQKVNGWRSQRGGSCLSYGHSCWGAHGKRSGKEPSSAPDWYITRILRRMAANSDLNNSRDLDSRTTGDIYQANMEDLPNRFVLGTEVISDIASKQAAKPMLDEDLLSNMKFWQMMKLASEEN; this is encoded by the exons ATGCAGAAGACAACCAGCTCCTTGGCCACAATGCGAGGAATTCTGGCTCTCGTGCTGGTCATCTGCCTGGTGGAGTGCACCACGG AGCAGAGAATAGACAATAGAGGTAGTAAAGCTTCGAATCTAATACAGAAAGTCAACGGATGGCGCAGTCAACGCGGAG GATCTTGTCTCAGCTACGGACACTCGTGCTGGGGGG ctCATGGCAAGCGGTCTGGTAAAGAACCTTCTTCGGCTCCAGATTGGTACATCACCAGAATCCTTAGGCGAATGGCTGCTAACAGTGATCTG AATAACTCCAGGGACCTTGACTCTCGTACTACTGGCGACATCTATCAAGCAAATATGGAAGATTTACCCAACAGGTTCGT gCTTGGAACGGAAGTGATTTCAGACATTGCTTCAAAACAGGCGGCCAAGCCTATGCTGGACGAAGACCTGCTTTCCAATATGAAATTCTGGCAAATGATG aaattaGCCTCTGAAGAAAACTAA